From the genome of Lentimonas sp. CC4, one region includes:
- a CDS encoding FAD-dependent oxidoreductase, which translates to MIIEKPSSGRALKEIQYDVDFVVVGGGLAGTCAAISAAREGLKVVLVQDRPILGGNASSEVRLWALGATSHLGNNNRWSREGGLVNEILEENLYRNRQGNPLIFDTILLEKCHEASNLTLLLNTAAYEVEKSDPDTISAVIAFCAQNSTRYVLKAPRFCDASGDGIVGFMAGAAFRMGAETKEEFGEGFAPDESYGELLGHSIYFYSKDVGEPVKYKAPSWALREIKEIPRYRQIKTNMQGCNFWWFEYGGRMDTVHQTEDIKWELWKVVYGVWDYIKNSGEFPEAENLTLEWVGHIPGKRESRRFEGDVMIKQQDVVEQTYFEDCISHGGWALDLHPADGVYSDKSGCTQWHSKGVYSLPLRAHYSRNINNLFLAGRIISATHVAFGSTRVMLTCAAGGVGVGTAAAVCQAHDCLPRDVSCGEELRELQTRLDRAGQYLPGIEISDTKDLAAQASLSASSTLELSRLEGGESWKCLDFATAMLLPLAAGDCPDFSFEVDASEATTLEFALMRSSDAKHFTPDVCLAEQSIALVAGVQTVSLTFPVSIDRAGYHFIKLEQNAKVAVRESEQRLTGVLSVSAEYNIKVATSSVQNPPEGIGIDRFEFWLPQRRPEGRNLAMTVEPALQGFDVYQVASGFARPTDAVNAWVADFDDAEPTLSADWEQPVQVARVVLEFDPDWDHPMESVLMTHSEEVVPFTVRDFDLLDADGKLLAEVRDHHGARYDLCLSEAITTSGLRLKMYATHGALASVFRMRVF; encoded by the coding sequence ATGATAATTGAAAAACCAAGTTCAGGCCGCGCGCTGAAAGAAATTCAATATGATGTCGACTTCGTCGTTGTTGGCGGCGGGTTGGCGGGCACTTGTGCCGCGATCTCTGCTGCACGCGAAGGCCTCAAAGTCGTGCTGGTGCAGGATCGACCGATTCTTGGCGGTAATGCTTCGAGCGAAGTGCGCCTGTGGGCTTTGGGGGCGACTTCGCACTTAGGTAATAACAATCGCTGGTCGCGTGAAGGTGGCTTGGTCAACGAGATCCTTGAAGAGAACCTGTATCGTAACCGACAGGGGAATCCCTTAATCTTTGACACCATTCTGCTGGAGAAATGCCACGAAGCATCAAACCTCACGCTGCTGCTCAATACTGCTGCCTACGAGGTGGAGAAAAGTGATCCGGACACCATCTCGGCGGTGATTGCCTTTTGTGCGCAGAACTCAACCCGCTACGTTCTGAAAGCACCGCGGTTTTGTGATGCCTCCGGCGATGGGATTGTCGGTTTTATGGCGGGTGCGGCTTTCCGTATGGGAGCGGAAACCAAGGAAGAGTTCGGCGAGGGCTTTGCGCCCGATGAAAGCTACGGGGAGTTACTCGGGCACTCGATTTACTTCTACTCTAAAGATGTCGGCGAGCCAGTGAAATATAAGGCGCCGAGCTGGGCGCTGCGTGAGATTAAAGAGATTCCGCGTTACCGTCAGATCAAGACGAATATGCAGGGCTGCAATTTCTGGTGGTTTGAATACGGCGGACGTATGGATACCGTGCATCAGACCGAAGACATTAAGTGGGAGCTCTGGAAGGTGGTCTACGGTGTGTGGGATTACATCAAAAACTCTGGTGAGTTTCCGGAAGCCGAAAACCTGACCCTCGAGTGGGTGGGGCATATTCCTGGCAAGCGTGAGAGCCGCCGCTTTGAGGGCGATGTGATGATCAAGCAGCAGGATGTCGTTGAGCAGACTTATTTTGAAGATTGTATTTCTCACGGTGGTTGGGCGTTAGATTTACATCCAGCCGATGGCGTGTATTCGGATAAGTCTGGTTGCACGCAGTGGCACTCGAAAGGTGTTTATAGCTTGCCGCTGCGGGCGCACTATAGCCGTAACATCAATAACCTCTTTCTCGCGGGACGTATCATCAGTGCGACGCACGTCGCCTTTGGTTCGACGCGTGTCATGTTGACCTGCGCCGCAGGTGGGGTGGGTGTCGGCACCGCAGCAGCGGTTTGTCAGGCGCACGACTGCTTGCCGCGCGATGTCAGTTGCGGCGAGGAATTACGTGAGTTGCAGACGCGGCTAGATCGTGCTGGGCAATATCTTCCAGGTATTGAAATTTCGGATACAAAAGATCTCGCAGCACAGGCCAGCTTAAGTGCGAGCTCGACGCTTGAGCTCAGCCGACTGGAAGGCGGGGAGAGTTGGAAGTGTCTCGATTTTGCGACTGCGATGCTGTTGCCCTTAGCGGCGGGAGACTGCCCGGATTTCAGTTTTGAAGTAGACGCGAGCGAAGCGACCACGCTGGAGTTTGCTTTGATGCGGTCGTCTGATGCAAAGCATTTTACCCCAGACGTCTGTCTCGCCGAGCAATCTATAGCGCTTGTAGCGGGTGTGCAGACAGTTTCGCTGACTTTCCCTGTTTCGATCGATCGAGCGGGCTATCACTTCATTAAACTAGAGCAGAATGCTAAGGTTGCGGTGCGTGAGAGTGAGCAGCGTCTGACGGGTGTGCTCTCGGTTTCGGCGGAGTATAACATCAAAGTCGCCACATCCAGTGTGCAAAACCCGCCGGAGGGTATTGGGATCGATCGCTTTGAGTTCTGGTTGCCGCAGCGCCGTCCGGAAGGGCGGAATCTAGCTATGACTGTTGAGCCAGCCTTGCAAGGCTTTGATGTCTATCAGGTCGCGTCAGGTTTTGCGCGCCCAACGGATGCGGTCAATGCCTGGGTGGCTGATTTCGATGATGCCGAGCCGACGCTGAGCGCCGACTGGGAGCAGCCTGTGCAGGTTGCTCGCGTGGTTCTAGAGTTCGATCCGGATTGGGATCACCCCATGGAGTCGGTCTTAATGACGCACTCCGAAGAAGTGGTGCCTTTTACGGTCAGAGATTTCGACCTATTGGATGCCGACGGAAAGTTGTTGGCCGAAGTGCGCGATCACCATGGAGCACGTTATGACTTGTGCTTGAGTGAAGCGATTACGACTTCCGGTCTGCGTCTGAAAATGTATGCCACACACGGTGCGCTTGCATCGGTCTTTAGAATGCGAGTGTTTTGA
- a CDS encoding alkaline phosphatase D family protein has protein sequence MNTTSMTLKRPLCTFLLPILVCSLSLNAYDCCGDAVKEILLRQCEHKVTLKQAHMGSLEIDTLLLDSFGAPPENIRQFYLESRAALEADKNGTFTLPEVLKAAQKNDIDLMGGPILGDITAESVVVWLRPATNGPIEIDVTNRKSKYTQQFTAESVQEGVELRITLDGLFPDNCYDYVVKSDEKELAKGSFTTALRAYDKGITRIVFGSDFHKIGVHNPQLLQQMLKREPLALLIIGDNTVDDRKRDMNMHRADYLLRDVSQPWSVFAANVPVYATWDDHDYYNNDVSGIVGNRFTESDRKAVRKVWHQNWNNPIREDGPDGIYFNTRIGPVEIFMLDTRSYRENERRGEYTSYLGKTQQEWLKQRLKASTAPYKILSSGTMWSDYVTDGKDSWGTWDTEAREEIFQFIEDEAINGVLLISGDRHGARGFTIPRPSGFKFYEFECGTLGGVPGPSGIVKGCEEQLFGYNGHDTVAFGEFVFNTELDEPTVTFRLIRESGELMEEHVLNDSQLSTK, from the coding sequence ATGAACACCACATCCATGACGTTAAAACGACCACTCTGCACATTCCTTCTGCCCATCTTAGTATGCTCCTTAAGCCTCAATGCGTATGACTGCTGTGGCGACGCGGTGAAAGAAATCCTACTGCGTCAGTGCGAGCACAAAGTCACTCTAAAGCAGGCACACATGGGCAGCCTTGAGATTGATACACTCCTACTGGATAGCTTTGGTGCTCCACCTGAAAACATTCGTCAGTTTTACCTAGAAAGTCGAGCCGCTCTCGAAGCCGACAAAAACGGCACTTTCACATTGCCCGAGGTGCTCAAGGCTGCTCAGAAAAATGACATCGACCTCATGGGCGGGCCGATCTTAGGAGATATCACAGCTGAAAGCGTCGTCGTATGGCTACGACCAGCGACCAATGGTCCCATTGAAATCGATGTCACTAATCGCAAGAGTAAATACACGCAGCAATTCACTGCCGAATCGGTGCAGGAGGGCGTGGAACTACGCATCACACTCGACGGACTCTTTCCAGACAACTGCTACGATTACGTGGTCAAATCCGATGAAAAAGAGCTCGCAAAAGGTTCCTTTACGACTGCCCTACGAGCCTACGACAAAGGCATCACACGCATCGTCTTCGGATCCGACTTCCATAAAATCGGGGTGCACAATCCACAGCTGCTTCAGCAAATGCTCAAGCGTGAGCCCCTCGCTTTACTCATTATTGGCGACAACACAGTCGACGATCGCAAACGCGATATGAACATGCACCGAGCAGATTATTTACTACGTGACGTCTCGCAGCCATGGAGTGTCTTTGCGGCCAACGTGCCCGTCTATGCCACTTGGGATGACCATGACTATTATAATAATGATGTCAGCGGCATCGTCGGCAATCGATTCACTGAATCCGATCGCAAAGCCGTCCGCAAAGTTTGGCATCAGAACTGGAACAATCCCATACGTGAGGACGGCCCCGATGGTATTTACTTTAACACCCGTATCGGACCCGTTGAAATCTTCATGCTCGACACTCGCTCCTACCGTGAAAACGAACGACGTGGCGAATATACCTCCTACCTAGGTAAGACTCAGCAAGAGTGGTTGAAGCAGCGTCTCAAAGCATCCACAGCCCCCTATAAAATTTTATCCAGCGGGACGATGTGGAGCGATTATGTGACCGATGGCAAAGACTCTTGGGGCACCTGGGACACCGAAGCCCGCGAAGAGATCTTTCAATTCATCGAAGACGAAGCGATCAATGGCGTGTTACTCATCAGTGGTGACCGCCATGGCGCACGTGGGTTTACGATTCCCCGTCCCTCTGGCTTTAAATTCTATGAATTTGAATGCGGCACACTCGGCGGTGTCCCAGGCCCCAGCGGCATCGTCAAAGGCTGCGAGGAACAACTGTTCGGCTACAACGGGCACGATACCGTTGCCTTCGGCGAATTCGTTTTCAACACGGAGCTAGATGAGCCAACCGTCACCTTCCGCCTTATTCGCGAGAGCGGTGAGCTGATGGAAGAACACGTTTTGAACGACTCACAGTTGAGCACGAAGTAG
- a CDS encoding putative glycoside hydrolase — MKIKNIGRKIMTAACLAIATTSFQAQAEPGYAGEWERTRLYGHAYDSGDFTDEQYDWIRDHFEYFTIEKTHMRAIYGNPSHELTSRIAAARMVEANPLCKPLMIYSIGGDYPDLFESEAQALIDHPDYFLYNDDGDTISLNLSNPDENDWYIDTVNWNCENSDLHGIFVDGFSGTYLTYPDNVRYMLEGMEGTSFRLLNGIDMAPGGMVIRDYPDLFDISDGVFIDNFFRKRCVSANSAVVLLDALITAPNDYMMVCWGSYDGNTDAYGGWPATHEFTHAAYLIVANDNTYYRWVGEGSNWGADSMMSWDDDFDKEMGEPLDQAVKDGYVYTRVFEHCTVTLDVENKTSSIVWGQNNGTSGPPIGKDIWLKAEINGKYVCADQSINSYAPLYANRAAYGGWERFTVINAGNGYIALKANVNGMYVSADLADANVQLQPRYQATSIGSWEKFTWVENSDGTISLKVRRNGNYVSADSNVDAARPLCGNKTAIGAWEKFTWGEY; from the coding sequence ATGAAAATTAAAAATATTGGTAGAAAAATTATGACCGCGGCGTGTCTTGCCATTGCTACCACATCGTTTCAGGCTCAGGCAGAACCGGGTTATGCGGGTGAATGGGAAAGGACTCGGCTTTATGGCCATGCGTATGACAGTGGTGACTTTACCGATGAGCAGTATGATTGGATCCGGGATCACTTTGAATACTTCACCATCGAGAAGACACACATGCGTGCAATTTATGGGAATCCATCTCATGAGCTAACCAGTCGCATTGCAGCAGCTCGCATGGTCGAGGCCAATCCACTGTGCAAACCGCTCATGATCTATAGTATTGGTGGTGACTATCCTGATCTCTTCGAATCCGAAGCTCAGGCACTGATCGATCATCCTGACTATTTCCTATACAATGACGACGGCGATACGATTAGTCTGAACCTTAGTAATCCTGATGAGAATGACTGGTATATCGACACGGTAAACTGGAACTGCGAGAACAGTGACCTCCATGGAATCTTCGTGGATGGTTTCAGCGGAACTTATTTAACTTATCCAGACAATGTTCGATATATGCTGGAAGGGATGGAAGGGACTAGCTTTCGTCTGCTGAACGGAATCGATATGGCTCCTGGCGGAATGGTCATACGCGACTACCCCGATTTGTTTGATATTTCAGATGGTGTCTTCATTGATAACTTTTTCCGTAAACGCTGCGTGAGTGCCAATTCTGCAGTCGTATTGCTCGACGCCCTGATTACAGCTCCGAACGATTATATGATGGTCTGCTGGGGCTCTTATGATGGCAATACAGATGCTTATGGTGGCTGGCCTGCAACTCACGAGTTCACGCATGCAGCTTACCTCATCGTAGCCAATGACAACACCTATTACCGCTGGGTGGGTGAAGGAAGCAACTGGGGCGCTGATTCAATGATGAGCTGGGATGATGATTTCGACAAGGAAATGGGCGAACCCTTAGACCAGGCTGTGAAAGACGGCTATGTGTATACACGCGTGTTTGAGCACTGCACCGTGACCTTGGATGTTGAAAATAAAACCTCTTCAATCGTTTGGGGACAGAATAATGGCACCAGCGGTCCTCCCATCGGTAAAGATATCTGGTTGAAAGCAGAAATTAATGGGAAATACGTATGCGCGGATCAATCGATTAATAGCTATGCACCGCTATATGCCAACCGTGCCGCATACGGTGGTTGGGAAAGGTTCACCGTGATAAATGCCGGAAATGGGTATATCGCACTGAAAGCTAACGTGAACGGGATGTATGTTTCCGCGGATCTAGCAGACGCAAATGTTCAATTGCAACCTCGTTACCAAGCGACTTCGATCGGCTCATGGGAGAAATTCACATGGGTTGAAAACAGCGACGGAACCATTTCGCTGAAAGTTCGCAGGAATGGGAATTATGTCAGTGCCGATAGCAACGTTGATGCAGCTCGCCCATTGTGTGGGAACAAGACTGCAATCGGTGCCTGGGAGAAGTTTACCTGGGGAGAATATTAG
- a CDS encoding sulfatase-like hydrolase/transferase: MSNYGKRTYMKNVLCALYACLLTAMYANAELVVTTEKGLGTGTADFDLSVSPSAVDLADSSQTTFSSMSAAVGNNHPIERLNDGVAGAAPDGGTQVVLVPATGATFTVNFDISVNSAGYDITGINSFSGWDTQSDGRSNQGYDVTVNFVNGGSQLISSGTYTTIPASTWTGVYISDDDTGVLASGVQSITFSNFDEAQDDGVVAYHEFDVFGTATEITSSPPISPSGQPNVIMIYYDDMGYSDMGAYDTTLTSLTPNLDTLASEGMMFTAGHSADGVCTPSRYALMTGRYCWRTWKKTGVIGGYSAPIIQEDRFTFAKMFQSLGYSTAMVGKWHIGMQFYSPSGTPVDEDSNADVLDDDDTTTSGDTIDFSQKLTDTPHHQGFDYYFGTSASLDMPPYTWIEDDTVLYQGGFVDGDTGMVDFSQAVPATNAVMMEGTVAGVRNGVYDPTFVISDYLEVQAAKVAEIIRARALDGEPFFIYVPMPAPHKPWAVSSDFAGSTSFTYGDYLAQTDHYTGVILDALADPDGNPGTDDSLASNTVVFISSDNGPEKAAQTASLNAGLDGNGPFRGVKRDNWEGGTRVPFIVRWPGVVAPGSTTDHACWQGDFFATMAAYLGYDFAEDEAPDAESFLPILYGNSMPETRREGFIQHSMNGQLAIVDKTGEWKLLDGTGSGGYTATYDADNVLVSGIGGTVFGTPRQLFNLADDPGERTNLLTVASPTQESLDKESELYALLNEIRGDTSYGTDGDSNVPEPDNDLDGMGNAFENTYAGLDRNDPSDSALDFEPDGLTNLEEFQYGSNPLDADSDGDRLEDAVEVYTYGTQAGNAHSDSDTLEDGDEVLIWNTDPLVADTDGDGLDDDDELAAFSDPRNAASRASVPADSVVEIDPNYVQLVGVNGTEDDPAVEGGVSSGWAEAGNLFARERGSSNQQWRTRLFIAFDLGGITLDDFTEARLRVHQVNRLNTEYSSDLSLARVTEAWGTTAGVYPEFDDTGVADSFVFGNNSDFGTAADASGFYSGTVGVSGDDSGFDVTDIVRGWLDGSYSNHGLRIALEGREFAAAAFSESDDLATIGVNEALQLIITTTPPAQSLDGDSDGLLDAYELEVFGNLNLDGADDGDRDEVSALIEQALGSDPTTGASQPILGLVTTNAEEIEFAYHRYNQAGLGVEVLVSEDLTEWFNYTRYYQIADPAPASELGAEYDKILLEPVVTLPERLFYKINVHVPAAE, from the coding sequence ATGTCGAATTACGGAAAGAGGACTTATATGAAGAATGTGTTATGTGCATTGTATGCGTGTTTGCTTACGGCGATGTATGCAAACGCTGAGCTGGTAGTGACTACAGAGAAGGGGCTTGGGACTGGCACCGCAGATTTTGATCTTAGCGTATCACCCAGTGCGGTTGATCTGGCTGACTCGAGTCAAACTACGTTTAGTAGCATGAGTGCTGCCGTCGGCAATAATCACCCCATTGAGCGACTCAACGATGGTGTTGCTGGAGCCGCTCCTGATGGTGGGACTCAGGTTGTTCTTGTTCCTGCTACGGGTGCGACGTTCACGGTCAATTTCGATATCAGTGTGAACTCTGCGGGTTATGATATTACTGGTATCAACAGTTTTTCCGGATGGGATACTCAATCTGACGGACGTTCCAATCAGGGCTATGACGTCACGGTTAACTTTGTAAACGGAGGCTCTCAGTTGATCAGCAGCGGGACTTATACGACAATTCCAGCGAGCACGTGGACTGGAGTCTACATCTCGGACGACGATACGGGGGTTCTTGCCAGCGGTGTGCAGTCGATTACATTTAGCAATTTTGATGAGGCGCAGGACGATGGAGTCGTGGCTTATCATGAATTTGATGTGTTTGGCACGGCGACCGAGATCACTTCTTCTCCGCCGATTTCCCCCTCGGGGCAGCCCAACGTCATCATGATCTATTACGATGATATGGGCTACAGCGATATGGGTGCATATGATACAACACTCACATCGTTGACGCCTAACCTTGATACACTTGCAAGTGAGGGCATGATGTTCACTGCTGGGCATTCGGCGGACGGGGTGTGCACGCCGTCGCGCTATGCGCTGATGACAGGCCGCTATTGCTGGCGAACATGGAAAAAAACAGGCGTGATTGGCGGCTATAGTGCTCCAATCATTCAGGAGGATCGCTTTACCTTCGCCAAAATGTTCCAGTCCTTAGGATATAGCACAGCAATGGTGGGTAAATGGCACATCGGGATGCAATTTTATAGTCCATCAGGGACTCCGGTGGATGAGGACAGTAATGCCGATGTGCTGGACGATGACGATACCACAACGTCGGGCGACACCATCGACTTTTCTCAGAAGCTTACAGATACGCCGCATCATCAGGGGTTTGATTATTATTTCGGAACCTCAGCTTCGCTTGATATGCCACCATATACATGGATTGAGGACGATACTGTGCTCTACCAGGGGGGATTTGTGGATGGTGATACCGGGATGGTTGATTTTAGTCAGGCAGTTCCTGCGACAAATGCCGTCATGATGGAAGGCACTGTTGCTGGGGTTCGTAACGGTGTCTATGATCCGACGTTTGTCATCTCCGATTACTTGGAGGTTCAGGCGGCCAAAGTCGCTGAAATTATCAGGGCACGTGCTTTGGATGGGGAGCCCTTTTTTATCTATGTTCCCATGCCAGCCCCACATAAACCATGGGCGGTCAGTTCGGACTTTGCTGGCAGCACTTCATTCACATATGGCGATTATCTTGCCCAAACCGACCATTATACGGGTGTGATTTTGGATGCGCTCGCCGACCCTGATGGTAATCCGGGAACAGACGATAGTCTGGCCTCCAACACGGTTGTCTTTATTTCCAGTGACAATGGACCCGAGAAAGCAGCACAGACGGCGAGTCTAAATGCGGGTCTGGATGGGAATGGGCCGTTTCGCGGTGTGAAGCGGGATAATTGGGAGGGCGGAACGCGAGTTCCTTTCATCGTCCGATGGCCTGGAGTGGTGGCACCTGGTAGCACCACTGACCATGCCTGCTGGCAGGGGGATTTCTTCGCCACGATGGCGGCGTATCTGGGTTATGATTTTGCAGAAGATGAAGCGCCAGATGCCGAAAGCTTCTTGCCTATTTTGTATGGAAATTCCATGCCAGAGACTCGTCGTGAAGGTTTTATTCAGCACTCGATGAACGGGCAATTAGCGATAGTGGATAAGACAGGAGAGTGGAAGCTACTCGATGGCACTGGTAGTGGGGGATACACCGCCACTTATGATGCAGACAATGTGCTAGTTAGTGGTATTGGGGGGACAGTGTTTGGGACGCCTCGGCAGTTATTTAATCTAGCTGATGATCCCGGTGAGCGCACCAATTTATTAACTGTGGCTTCACCTACACAGGAATCACTGGACAAGGAATCGGAGCTGTATGCGCTGCTTAATGAGATTAGAGGAGACACCAGCTATGGCACGGACGGCGACAGCAATGTGCCAGAACCTGACAACGATCTCGACGGTATGGGGAATGCGTTCGAGAACACCTATGCCGGACTGGATCGAAACGATCCTTCGGACAGCGCTTTAGACTTCGAGCCAGATGGATTGACCAACTTGGAGGAATTTCAATACGGATCCAATCCCTTGGATGCCGATAGCGATGGTGACCGTTTGGAAGACGCGGTTGAGGTGTATACATACGGCACTCAGGCAGGCAATGCTCATTCAGACTCGGACACACTTGAGGATGGTGACGAGGTCTTAATTTGGAACACGGACCCACTGGTTGCAGACACTGATGGGGACGGGTTGGATGACGACGATGAACTCGCCGCCTTTTCCGATCCGCGTAATGCCGCATCAAGGGCAAGTGTTCCAGCGGATTCCGTGGTGGAGATTGACCCGAATTATGTGCAACTAGTCGGAGTGAATGGAACGGAGGACGATCCAGCTGTCGAGGGCGGGGTATCTAGTGGATGGGCGGAGGCAGGAAACCTGTTTGCGCGTGAGCGGGGCTCCAGTAATCAGCAGTGGCGCACCCGCCTGTTTATTGCCTTTGATCTAGGCGGTATCACACTCGATGACTTTACGGAGGCACGCTTAAGGGTGCATCAGGTGAACCGCTTGAATACCGAGTATAGTTCGGATTTGTCCCTGGCTCGCGTGACTGAGGCATGGGGGACGACGGCAGGAGTGTATCCAGAGTTTGATGACACTGGAGTGGCTGACTCCTTTGTTTTTGGTAATAATAGCGATTTTGGCACTGCGGCCGACGCCAGTGGATTTTACAGCGGAACAGTGGGTGTGTCAGGAGATGATAGCGGGTTTGATGTGACTGATATAGTGCGTGGCTGGTTGGACGGTTCTTACTCAAACCATGGCTTGCGTATTGCCTTGGAGGGGCGGGAATTCGCAGCCGCAGCGTTTTCAGAGTCCGATGACCTAGCAACGATCGGAGTGAACGAAGCATTACAGTTGATCATTACAACAACGCCGCCAGCTCAGAGCTTAGACGGAGACAGTGATGGTTTGTTGGATGCGTATGAACTAGAGGTTTTTGGAAATTTAAATCTAGACGGGGCGGATGACGGAGATCGCGACGAAGTCAGTGCTTTGATTGAACAGGCACTGGGAAGTGATCCCACCACAGGTGCATCACAACCCATTCTTGGGCTGGTCACCACGAATGCGGAAGAGATTGAGTTCGCCTATCACCGCTATAATCAAGCGGGCTTGGGTGTCGAGGTGCTAGTTTCCGAGGATTTGACGGAATGGTTCAATTATACTCGTTATTATCAGATTGCGGACCCTGCACCTGCCAGTGAACTTGGCGCCGAATACGACAAGATATTACTGGAGCCTGTTGTAACATTACCTGAACGCTTATTTTATAAGATCAATGTTCACGTGCCTGCGGCTGAGTGA